One Phaseolus vulgaris cultivar G19833 chromosome 11, P. vulgaris v2.0, whole genome shotgun sequence genomic window carries:
- the LOC137825817 gene encoding probable aquaporin TIP5-1: MHIYVTCNVTSSFLCLCFSLDTVFSVAVTIMAPSSVIVTSRFHESITRHALRSYLSEFISTFFYVFLVVGSGMSSRKLMPDASLNPTSLVVVAIASAFALSCVLYIAWDISGGHVNPAVTFAMAVGGHVSVPTAIFYWVAQLIASVMACLVLRVIVVGMHVPTYTIAEEMTGFGASVLEGILTFVLVFTVYAARDPRRGPMSPNGILLVGFVAGAGVLAAGPFSGGSMNPACAFGSATIAGSFRNQAVYWVGPLIGATIAGLLYDNVLFSSFPTELSEGIGV, encoded by the exons ATGCATATTTATGTAACATGTAACGTAACTTCTTCATTTCTCTGTCTCTGTTTCTCTCTTGATACCGTTTTCTCAGTTGCAGTCACAATAATGGCTCCATCTTCTGTCATTGTCACTTCCCGTTTTCATGAATCCATCACTCGCCATGCACTTCGCTCCTATCTCTCTGAGTTTATCTCCACTTTCTTCTATGTCTTTCTTGTCGTTGGCTCTGGAATGTCCTCAC GGAAGTTGATGCCTGATGCTTCACTGAACCCAACAAGTCTGGTTGTGGTTGCCATTGCAAGTGCTTTTGCTCTGTCTTGTGTTCTGTATATTGCATGGGACATCTCTGGTGGACACGTGAATCCAGCAGTGACCTTTGCAATGGCAGTGGGAGGTCACGTTAGTGTACCAACTGCTATCTTTTACTGGGTTGCTCAACTTATAGCCTCTGTTATGGCTTGCCTTGTTCTAAGGGTCATTGTTGTTGGCATG CATGTTCCAACCTACACCATTGCAGAAGAGATGACGGGGTTTGGAGCATCAGTGTTGGAGGGTATTCTGACATTTGTTTTGGTGTTCACAGTGTATGCAGCCAGGGACCCTAGGCGTGGTCCAATGAGTCCTAATGGCATACTTTTAGTTGGCTTCGTGGCTGGGGCAGGTGTCTTAGCCGCAGGTCCATTCTCTGGTGGGTCAATGAACCCTGCATGTGCTTTTGGCTCAGCAACCATTGCAGGGTCTTTCAGGAACCAAGCAGTGTATTGGGTTGGACCCTTGATTGGTGCCACCATAGCTGGTCTTCTTTATGACAATGTGCTGTTCAGTTCTTTTCCTACAGAGCTTTCAGAAGGAATTGGGGTGTGA